The following nucleotide sequence is from Thunnus albacares chromosome 15, fThuAlb1.1, whole genome shotgun sequence.
TTTGTCTGATgagttttgtgattttatttttctatatcAGGCCAAAACCATGACCATCCCTCCACAATGTTAACCATCGATATGACGTTTCTTGCTCTTTCTTTGTTCTGTGCATCATTGTTGTGTaagtatttttttctcacatgCTTACAGAACTaactttttgtgtctttttgtacTTGACTGATTCAAATTTCCAATCTGAGCCGCTGCTCTGATGCTAATGAGCATCTAAAAGTGTTGTCTTGTGCCCTCTCAGTCTTCGTCTTGTATCATGGGATATCTTTACATCTGCATTCTGGCCCTACTTATGTTTTATAAACAGTTCTTTTTCTCTGCTAttactttctttattaattCTCTCTTCAACAGATTGATCTTAGATGCAGTTCTTAAACCCACCAGTGattgtttctttcttcaaagTACTGCATATTGGGATTTTGGAAATGCGCTGATCCTCTTCAGAAGCAGGTGCAGAGATTTATTTCTCACAATGCCTTAATCTTCAGTAATAGAGAGCTCTCTCCACTCCAGACTGGTGAACATACTATGGCTAAAAAAGTAATCTATTGGAAATCCTCAATTTTAAATCGACACCTTCATCTTCAGAATATGAAATAACTCTATAGACATTGAGTATGTTGattatcttctttttctcaCCTGATAGCTGAGAGTTAGTATTTGAATATCTTATTCAATAAACCGACTTTCTAATATTCAGTAGAATATGCTCTGCAACAGAAATAGTTACTATTTTAATCTTAATTGAATGCTTTACCTAAATTATAGTATTGTTGctatttagtttttaaaatgctATGAATGAAAGGAAAGTGTGGctagagagagatagagaggcaGAGGCCATCTGGTTAGTGAAACTGCTGGAACCTTCTGCTGAGGTGTCTGAGCGACATCTCAAGCTCCCAGCATTTTCTTGACCATGTAACCAGGCATACTGTAGAGGAAAAGAACTAGCATGGCTAGCAGCAGGAGAGCAGTGACAATCTTGATGGCCAGCCACTTGTACTGGTTGCAGACCAAGTGTTTTATGGCTTTGAAGGGAGTGAGGAACCACAGAAGGCTGGTGTCTGGACGGCTGgaaggacagaaacacaaaatgttcaGTAATACAGACTCTCAGCGCTATGGGCCATTGTTGCTCTCTTTCTAAGCCaaatctaaatgtaaatgtagttgACATTACTGacacaaagacaaagcaaaaggCAAGACATAGAAACAACTTATTTTAAGAACTTGTaggtagaaatacacaaaaGATATGAAGAAACAGCAACTTACCATGTAAAGTAGGCATAAATCCAGAACTTGGTTGAAGTAAATTCGTACAAATGTCTTTGCTCGTTTCAGGAAATTGctcatttttgttattattgtattatgtaattttatttttctttaaatagtgtttatgtttgttttatagtttgtttttatgtttatgacagatttattcatttaatttattcatttgtatttatcatagtatttattttgttatttctggCCTGTTTTGCATTAGACCACTTGTTGGAGTTAATTTTTTTGGTCAAGCTGGACTGACAGAATCTGTATTTATGCTTGCATCTGTGTAACCGTGTGTTTATAACGAGGTGTGAAAGGTAGCCAAGCCAAGGAATAAACTGAACAATGTAATTAAGAGAAACAGATCTAAAGAGTGGTCATTAATAAGGAGGACAACAGTGGGGTGTTTAGAGAATATCCTTCATACTTGGGTTTCTCCAACGGCTCTGGTTCGTTGCGTCCTTCACCAACTGGGCTTTTCTCAGCTTCCTCTCCTGTCAGAAGGTGCAGCTCTGCTTCCACTTTtccctgaaaagacaaaaatcgATTTCAGTCATTACAAGGGTTTCAGCTACAGATTAGTCTGATGATGTTACAAGTGTCAGGCACACTAACAAGAACTTGAGCTTGAAATCGCAGAGCCGCAATAAGAGATGACCTCATTACCAATAAGCTCAAGTTAGAAGCACAATCAACTGTCCATCTCTGATACATTCAGtccagtttttattgtttcagtaGATCAGTCCTAACCAACATTTTGATTTACTGGCTTTCATTTACTGTGACCTACCGTGAGTTCAAACTCATCTTCTTCATTTCTGGCCACAAATGGCCACCAGCCTTTGATCCTCTTCTGTTTGAAGATGGAGACCATGGGCATCTCTGTTTCATTTGTCACCATCTCAATGGTGCACTGCTTGGCAGTCTTAGCACCACGCGGGAAGCGGTTCAGGTCCAGCTCAATCGCACCTATCAAGAAGACATATAACTCAGTTAAGTGCAAGAAAGGTTAACTGGCAGTGGTAAAAAGGCCTGATGAGTTCAATTATAGAATATACCAAATAAAGTAAGGTGTTTTAATTCTGTGGCAAAAATAAGGATTCATGAAGTCAAAGATCGTTATAAATGACTGACCTAAGAAGTCATCTGCTGAAAAGTGGTCAGCGTCCCACACTTGCAGATTCAAACGAGCTGGGATCTTGTACTCGGTCTCATCCCAGGCGAACATTGATTCTTTTTTAGAGATGACGATTTTCTCTTCAGCCATGAGGTAGTCGAAGGGGTAGACGAAGCGCCAGTTGAAGTTGCCCTCCCCAGTAATGGAGTGGTAGTGGACATCAGTGTCCTGCTTGTCCTCTTGCTGCCCTTTCAGCCAACTGTTACAGACAGAGAAGTGAAGGATAGATTCAAAATCTTGAACAAGTATTGTTTTCCATCTGaatcaaatatttttgtatttttatgtattacAAATATTGGTCCATCTGTGCACAAttataaaagagagaaatgagtaaataacacaaaaatatacagtatcaaGCTCAACATTACCCTCTCACAAATATATCACTCGATTTCTCTCCAGTGAAGATATCATCATCCTCTAGAACAACCTCATCTGTGTTCCAGACGATCACCCTCAGTTCAAACCTGAACACAAGCAGAAATGACAAGATATATGATCAAACACTAATAATATTATGATTAATGATGAATTACCACCGTCCCTGAATTAAACCTTATAATTTATTCAGATAAAAGTTCAGGCAGCACCTCTGCCTGCTGGACTTTATCAGTGTCAACATACTTCTTCGGTTTCCGTGGTGAAATGTCAAGGGCAGGGCCAGGTGCCGTCATATCCTTAGGGAACATATCCACCCACATCTCAATTCTCCCCTAAAGACAATTAAACACAAGGGAACAAAGTTTTTTagtatgaaaacaaatattttaagttaCTTAGAAGAATGACCCCTGTTTAAAAGGTGAAGCTGGAGTCgagaaaacatgaatacattGACGTACTTGTTCAATTCCTGGTTTATCAGGGTGCAGCAGTGGTCTGGTCTCCACATGTTCTGGGACAAGCTTGCAGCCGACCCGCGGGATTTCATCCCAGTGCTTCAACACGGTCAGAGCCAGATGTTCATCTGTCTGCTTCTTCAGACCTGCCAAACAACATCAAATAATCCATGtggtttaatttaaaatttatttgAAATCACACTTAGCATTTTTACAGGTACTGTAGGCATTTAGCTGCGGCTCCGGCACAAATTAGAACAAGTCCATCTTGTATTACCAATATCACAAGCAGCCAATACTACAGACAAGACACTTCTCATCCAAAATATTTTCCTGGTGGATATTAAGATTAACAAAACTGTGAGTGAAATCTGCACGTACCATTTTCGTCCTCGATCTCAGTCGGTGCCATGAAGACACGGTTCTCCACCTTCACTCTTCCTCCAGGGCCGTAGTGAGGCCCATCCAGTTTGCCATCCTTGCACAGCTTAGCCAGGATCTGTGTGGGTTTCATCGGGTCCCTCCAAACATTGTAACCATGGCTACAGAGAAGAATAAAAGTAATTATAGCTATGAAAAataatgcattatgtaaagcTATGATGACTCTACAGTTTATAATAAGATTATACGtcctttatgaaaaaaatgacactacACTTAAGTAAAAAAACATTACACAAGTTTCAATTTCATGTACTATTCTGTGACTGACATATCATCTAACACTACTTCCTGATGCTCCACATTATATTATTTACTTAAGTTTGTCCACACACTGCCACAGGGAGGTCAGTCTTTGATTCTTACATGGCGTAGTTACTCGTGATACCACACGTGgctctgtgtttgctgtagAAGCGGTTCTCAAGGTCAAGTTTGGTTTCTCCAATCAGATCATCAGTCCCCACCAGATCCCAGTCATAAATTGACACCGTTAGTGTGGAATCCATTGGGAATGTGGCTTCAACATCAAAGGACCTGAGAGGATGAGAAATACAGCATTTGTTAGGTTTTTATGCATAATcaatacatgtactgtataatcaaataatacctTTGTATTGATCTACTGAATGTTACAGAATAAAGTCTTTCTACTTACTTGCCAAACAAAGGGTTCAGCTGTTTTGAGATGTAGTTCTCTTTGTCTTTGATCTCTGTCTTTCCCAGTTTGATTGCAATGTACGGGTCAGCTTTCCCATTAATGTCAGCTGGATGCAGATCAGTCGCCTACCAATAAATAGTATGACTAaattgattgatgattgattgattaaattgatttttttttaaaaaatcatatctACAACAGtattcacattaaaatgcagtAGAGTGCAGAATACATAGCTTACCCTGATGACATAGATGCGGACGAGGATGTTAATCGGGTCGTTGTGAGGGATGTTCTGAAACATCCCCATGTTGGAGTCAAAGCTCACGTCTCTGGGCATATCATCTGACACTTTGTACATGCACATTGAGCCCTTAAGAAACACAGTTATTTCAGGTTAAAGGTAACATGTCACAATAATATTGAGAAAAACGCTTTACAATCAGAAGCATTCCTCACGCTCTTTAACAGTCTTAAGTTGGCTAAATAAAATGGTAATCCATGATTAGCCTGTTTGTCAAAAGATATTATAGGTATGTACAGAAAAAATTACTtaactgagagaaaaataacTTCATCCTATCTTAATGTATTGTACTCTCTCTGCTCTTACTTTGAATTTTCCAACAATCCTGTCTTCGTCTGTCACATTTTGGTCATCATCATCGCCACCTTTTCCCCTGAACAGGTTAAAACTGTGCAGCCAGTCCTCAAAGTCGTCAAAATCACCCTCCAGTTCCTTGGGATACACCTTGtttgagaattaaaaaaaattaaaaacatgaattctgttttctttttctcacaatTCCAGGTTATATTTCTACCTATAACATCTTGTCATGTACAAACAACAAGTATAGTCAATTGTTATCTTCACAACAGTTTAAACGTGACATTTTAGTACCTTAAGCTCATCCAGCTTTGGCTTTCTCTTCCCTGCCGGATCGAGTACTGGCCTCTTCTTgtccttctttccttttcctctcttggTGCCTTTCACAGGAGAGTCATCAGGTTTGATATCTGAGTACAGGTTAGCGGTGGAGGATGGAGTGAAGAGggggtggggggcggggggtgAAGGAGCAGAGCACTCGAGACATGAATTCCACATGAAAGTTGCCAAAACCAGCTGTATACAGCAAGCATACCATTGAATTGTATACTACAGAAGTATACAGTTCAGTGGGGATACTTGGTAACGAGACAGGATCCTCCAGGCAGGCAGCTGTAGAGCTGTGAGGTCTCTGTAGAGCTCATTAAAGACAAGCTCACAATGTTCTTATTACTTTTCTACTGTATGTCACATAAACATCAGTTTACATGGTACAGCACAAAGTATATATTTTCTCAAATTATAAATTGGTGACTCTGGTTGGTACAGCACAGaatcaaacatgtttcaaatgtatttatatcattttaaaaagctcaTCAATCTGCATTATGATTTAGTTCTAATTGACAACTTTCATGGCAAGCATACGGTTAATATGCATATGGGAGAGAAAAAGCGGTTGGCCCACATATGGAAATTTGGATTCATGTCAGTATTTACATGTAGGCATTCTTGGGCTATGAGTGTTGCAGCAGATCACTACTGGACTGTAGAAGAGAACAACACAGTTAGTCAGCTTATAAAAGATGAACTTcatttgaaaagttaaaaaaaaagcatctttgTTGGTCCTATTTATCATCCTTCAGTACTAGGAGATGGCAGTTGAGTATTTGAAGTGCAAGACAGTTTAAATAATCAAAGAAAAGTTTCAAAGGAAGtcaattttgctgtttttctctcagatTTTACTACTACTTGGTTCAGGGCTGACAGAGAAGCATGTGAAAGCATGACAGACAACATAAAACTTTTACCTCCACCATCTGCAATGTCCATGTCATCTTTGTCCTCTGAATCTGAGAGAGCTGCCTCTTGAGCCTTGAGTGCCTATAGGAGCAGGaggtcatttttaaaactttttatcAAGATCAAAACAAGATCCAAATTTCCCCAAGATAATAAAGatgtgaaaaaatataataagaaaagtttaaatataagagcattttattttagctgcCATCATACTTTGTAGCACTGGATGGTTTTGTTAAGTATAGCTTAACTTCATCTAGCTGCTACAGTCAATAAATCCAAATTCCAGTTTCTTACCTCTGTCAAAGTTTCAATGGAGGCAAAATATTTGGACCACCAGTCCAGCATGCTCTCGTCAAGTTCCTCTTCTTCAGTCTCATCacccttcttcctcttcttctttttcccctTTCCATCCTTATCATCATccttttcatacaaaaaaaacattaaataggTTGTCAGTATAGTTTTGAGTTTCcttgataaaacataaaatcttttaattcataaaatataaagCAACCTCACCTCAACTTTGACCACAGCATCGGAGCACTACACAGAGAAATAGATTGCGTAATGTAAAATCATGCAACAATATTTTACTCTACACAGCCTGATCTGATTGGCTCTTTATTCCATAATTGTTCACTTGGTAGTGTGTGAATGGTGTCTGTCAAGAGCTCTCTGTTTTAGACTTGTCTTTTATATGGGATTTTTAATTCAAACTGGGTCTAATTCTATCAATAAAGGTTacataaaattgaaaatgtaaaaactcaCAGAGTCTAGTTTGACCACAGTTTCCATCTTCTTATAAGCAGGCTCAGGTTCCATGTTGACAACAACGATTTCCTCTGGAAGATAAACAGATGTTGTGAATgacatatttctcaaaattaaATCATGACAACCAGAGACAACATTGCTTGGGCaaacatatattgtgtgtttttaattttcagaaTCGCAAGTTATAATAAGTAAGTAATGTGAAAATTGTGTAATATGACTCCAGATTTTGGTTTATTAAGGGCCAACCTACCTGTAGTGGACCAGTTGTTGGCCTGCTTGTCTGTTGCCCTGTAGATGAACTTCCGCAGGGTGGTGACAGCATGGGAGCCAACCAGAGTGTAGCGGCCAAAAGCCCTGCAGTCCACCACTCGGATGTTCAGAGGCGGGTGATGTAACTCGTTCTCAGGCAAATCCTGAGACACAAAATCCAGGATTAGTTTCatactttaaacctgcattaactgattttttggcccATTGGGGAAATCAGAAACACattgtaaacacaacatatgtgacatatcatcagcttataagtgatatgttgaacttgttagcaaacagttccttatttacacatccagcaattgcgaagcaacattatcattcatttggagtcgtgtttttGTCCACCTGAGATGGtgaagttcaatattcactctccattagttctgtgttttgtctctaccaactcctgaaggaaatatctgtctctttagctgatAAATGTTCCACTaggttcaccagctagtcgctatctgtgtctgtttgccgtttcGTCCTGAGCTGGTAGTATACaatgggtttttagagcttttactctgaaaacagccacctgctttgaccaaaaacaacaatatgagagtggtgagactgaaccaaaacagtaaagctacGGCCAGACAGCTTAACAATGAGCAGAAACTCGCTCCATAAAGCCgaagggagctgcagagttgagtgataattctctgaaggttcatcactacaagcgacGCCTTTCACATTACCATTTGACatattgttattatgaaaaatatagattataacTGCTTTGAAGTATGAGTGTAAAGGAATTTGTATTGACACGTCAGTAGTCCACTCAGTTTAATAGAAGGtgatagaaaatgtaaatattaatggAGTAATTTAAATGATAACATACAACTTCAAACCACTTGACAAGGGTGCTGAAGTTGGGGTTTTTCTTGTAGTTGGGGATGAGGGCAGACTGCACTCCCTTGCCAGCACATTCGATGTCCACACGAGGCCGGTCCACCTGAGCGAGATTCACCCTCTTCAAGTCTCTCAAGCCCCAGAACAACACCTGGAGTAAGCAGAGATTTTGTTGGcttcttttgcttttgctttttctagtaaataagtaaaattgTTCAAGTTAAAGCTAAAATGAAGTCTTCACCTCAATCCTGTACTTGCTGAGCACTGGTCTGATTCCCAGCGGAACAGGCAGGATTGGGCCGCGGTCCATATCTGTTGGACCGTCTATGGGTGGCAGGTCAGCTTTCCCGTTGGGGCCAATCTAACAGACATCACGAGAAACgattataaaacatttacttCAATATGATCTTCCAGTGACAGTTGTAGCCATGTAAACATTAAGCTCACCTGCAACAGTTCAAAGGCTGCCAGCATTTCTCCAGCTGTGCAGTTCCCACGGTAGATCTGATAGTACTCCAGCTGAGGAGGGAAGCGTGGGGGGCCATAGTGCTCGTCGGCCATCTTGACCACAGGCTTGGCAAAGGTTCTGCCCATGAAGTCAGCTTTACCCTGGAAGCATATGACAGATGAAACCTTTAAATTTCCACACaagaacacatgaattctgGTTGGAATATTTGACAGAATGGTCTTTTTGGCCTACCATATCCAATCCGTCACTGCTCTTATTAGATTGGCTTTATTAGAAAAAGTAATTAAACAAGGTCGCTCATGGTGCCATCATTTGATTTGTCCTATCAGCAGGGAGAAACATGGCTTGAGATGCACATGTTTCTacagatagataaataaaagcAATGAAGTCAAAAGAGcccaaaagagaaaaaagcgGTATACCTAAAATAACCAGTGAACTGCAAAACAGGTGTGTTTATGTCATGTCAAAAGATTACTACGGTTTCTAAATATGTACTATTAAATCTCTCTTGCAGTTAGTGGTTATAAGAGTCCAATTTTTCTGTTGCCCACAtacaaaaaccacaaaatttAACTTAAAGGAATGCAACAGGCATAAGTTGATAAGGGAGAGTCCACCCCTCCCTTTGGACTGTTGTAAATTAGCATTAAGTCCATTgatatatatcttattcctcttgCATGCCTTTCAATACAGTTTACTCTGCACACATTACAGTGCCTCTACAGTACATCAAGCCATCAGACTCCACACTCTACTTATCCAAGGGGTCATCCAAAACAATGGTGTTATCGTCAGAAACAAATATAGAATTGTCAGTCAGCAAACACATTCTTTCAAATATAATTCAGATCAGGCTGCTGTTGACACAAACAAAAGTGGTAAATCTTAAAAACTCCTTAAAAGCACTCAACAATTTTCTAATTATGAAGTAATAGTATGACACAATATTAATGGCATATCACACACTGAATCTAACTCATTACTAATAATATGTTTAGTCTTACATTCAAatggaagacagacagactcttaAATTATTAGGATGATTAGGATGGAGGAGGATGGTAAGACAGTTGCTATCCGGAAACTCAAGCTGTGTGAAGGTAGACTCACGCTCACATTAATTCAAATGGAAACAGAGAGGTGTCTCTATTTCAAAACAACCCTTACCACTGTGTCTTGATCGTAGAGTTCAATCACGATGATAGGAGGGTCGTCTCTCAGTTCGCTGGCCTCTCCAAACAGCTCCACATTCTCAAAAACCAGTAGCTGGTCCCAAGTTGGGCAGAGAGTCTCAGCCAGCACctggcaagaaaacaaaagatttgATAAAGATGCAGAATCTGCTGTACAGTAAGTCAAATAATGTaagtatttatatgtatgtattttaggTCCAAGTTCAGCTCACTTCCTAAAAAGCCCTTTCCTTGAGTGCGCTCACCTCAGTGACCTGGCTTTGTGTTGAGAAGAAGACTCTTGCAAAGGGATCAGACAATCCTGTGCTGTCAGCAGCAAACAGGCTGCGAGCCTGGTACATGTGGACCCTCAGCTGGAAGATCTGTTTCACTGTGGAAAGATCCAGATGCACataaattaatcaatcagtccaTATTTTGCATTGTGCTGTACTGTGTGGAGGGAACACCTTTATTTCATGTATTACAAAATTAATATATTGATGAAGCGAGTATGGCCAGTAGATGACTGTCTTACTCATGTAGGTGAGGCTGATGGGTGGTGAGCACGGCAGACCGGGTCCTCTGGACAACTTATTTTCCTCAAATCCATTGGGCAGACCACTCAGGTAGTCTTTGCGCTGCCTATTCAGACCCAGCCACAGATAAATCTCTATCTTGGACTGCACCGTCCATCCAGCAGGCCCAAAACCTTTCTTACCTGGGATCTTTAGTATATAAGGAAAACAACCAGATCATTAtattaaagcaaaacaacacGGTTACAAATGATGAAAGACGTTTGATGAATTATTTCAAAGTACATATCAGATTTAATGAACttctttttgactgttttgcaTAAACTCACCCTCAGAAAGATTGTTTTGACTTTACCACAGTCCTTTCCCCTCTCCTCATCTATGTTAGAGTAAAGGAGGTCTTTGGAGGGAACGCGTGCATAAGCAATACGCTTCCCATTACTTATCATCCAAATGAAAACATCAGGAACACTGTGTTGAGGCTGCAATGAAAAGAActcagattaaaaaaataaaccaatgaATTGACCACTATGACAAGCAGGTACAATAGGCTGTGTATTTTGTATATGGTACTGTAGATGCCTAAAATGATGTATATCTTACTTCATCAACCAGGAAGCGCAGCTTTTGGAGGAAGTTATGAGCCAGTTTGATTTTATCTCTCACTGTGCTTTTTTTCACCTGTGACCTCATGGCTTTAGCTTGCGTGCCTATGCTCTCCTACAACCAGAAACATCCCAGAATTTAGAGAcaatacaaatatttacagtCAACAAGTAGTAGAAAAGAACACAGCTCTTTATTTGATTGACATACCACTTCGGACATGCACAGCTTCAGTCTCTCCCTGTCAAGTTTGGTTCTGCCCGACTGATTCTGGTCCTTGTTTGCCAACGAAAGGAACTGACTGAAAGAAGAGGAGCTCAGTCAGTTTAAAATTTTATATTCCACTGCATGATAAATACAGCCCATTATTACAATATCTGGTTTATGTTGTTAACTACAGACCTGCATGCCTGGCTGAGCTCCTCCAGGACACCTCTAAGCCTGCG
It contains:
- the LOC122997905 gene encoding otoferlin-like isoform X2 → MKRSKHRGHKEDRNGDEPAILETENLFMGGGQDPDTISLASVTAVTTNVSNKRSKPDIKMEPSSGRPVDYQVSVTVIEARQLVGLNMDPMVCVEIGEDKKYTSMKESTNCPYYNEYFVFDFHVPPDVMFDKILKLSVIHSKNLLRSGTLVGTFKLDVGTIYGQAEHQFYHKWALLSDPDDITAGCKGYIKCDIAVVAKGDTIKTPHKANDSDEDDIEGNLLLPEGVPAERQWARYYLKIYRAEGLPRMNTSIMANVKKAFIGENKDLVDPYVQVLFAGQKGKTSVQKSCYEPIWNEQIVFTEMFPPLCKRMKIQIRDSDKVNDVAVGTHFLDLRKISNDGDKGFLPTLGPAWVNMYGSTRTYTLMDEYQELNEGLGEGVSFRARLLISLGVEILDPSSPEITSSTEVQVEGVPNISETATGKVEEFFLFGSFLEATMIDRKIGDKPMNFEVTIGYYGNEIDGVAKPQTKGKKGGGDGDEEETELIHNSSEDEIDDDGDLTSVATTPPMKPVITDRNYFHLPYFERKPCVYIKSWWQDQRRRLYNANIIDNIADKLEEGLNDVQEIIKTEKTYPERRLRGVLEELSQACSQFLSLANKDQNQSGRTKLDRERLKLCMSEVESIGTQAKAMRSQVKKSTVRDKIKLAHNFLQKLRFLVDEPQHSVPDVFIWMISNGKRIAYARVPSKDLLYSNIDEERGKDCGKVKTIFLRIPGKKGFGPAGWTVQSKIEIYLWLGLNRQRKDYLSGLPNGFEENKLSRGPGLPCSPPISLTYMMKQIFQLRVHMYQARSLFAADSTGLSDPFARVFFSTQSQVTEVLAETLCPTWDQLLVFENVELFGEASELRDDPPIIVIELYDQDTVGKADFMGRTFAKPVVKMADEHYGPPRFPPQLEYYQIYRGNCTAGEMLAAFELLQIGPNGKADLPPIDGPTDMDRGPILPVPLGIRPVLSKYRIEVLFWGLRDLKRVNLAQVDRPRVDIECAGKGVQSALIPNYKKNPNFSTLVKWFEVDLPENELHHPPLNIRVVDCRAFGRYTLVGSHAVTTLRKFIYRATDKQANNWSTTEEIVVVNMEPEPAYKKMETVVKLDSCSDAVVKVEDDDKDGKGKKKKRKKGDETEEEELDESMLDWWSKYFASIETLTEALKAQEAALSDSEDKDDMDIADGGDIKPDDSPVKGTKRGKGKKDKKRPVLDPAGKRKPKLDELKVYPKELEGDFDDFEDWLHSFNLFRGKGGDDDDQNVTDEDRIVGKFKGSMCMYKVSDDMPRDVSFDSNMGMFQNIPHNDPINILVRIYVIRATDLHPADINGKADPYIAIKLGKTEIKDKENYISKQLNPLFGKSFDVEATFPMDSTLTVSIYDWDLVGTDDLIGETKLDLENRFYSKHRATCGITSNYAIHGYNVWRDPMKPTQILAKLCKDGKLDGPHYGPGGRVKVENRVFMAPTEIEDENGLKKQTDEHLALTVLKHWDEIPRVGCKLVPEHVETRPLLHPDKPGIEQGRIEMWVDMFPKDMTAPGPALDISPRKPKKFELRVIVWNTDEVVLEDDDIFTGEKSSDIFVRGWLKGQQEDKQDTDVHYHSITGEGNFNWRFVYPFDYLMAEEKIVISKKESMFAWDETEYKIPARLNLQVWDADHFSADDFLGAIELDLNRFPRGAKTAKQCTIEMVTNETEMPMVSIFKQKRIKGWWPFVARNEEDEFELTGKVEAELHLLTGEEAEKSPVGEGRNEPEPLEKPNRPDVALLWFLIPLKAVKHLMCDQYRWLTIKIVTALLLLAILALFLYSAPGYMVKKMLGA